A genome region from Geodermatophilus bullaregiensis includes the following:
- a CDS encoding phosphoribosyltransferase: MAEGVSGSCATRPGPTLPYRRAGPLPGPALTTATAPDHRGRRSGLHLPAVLGPGDRVLLVDDWAERGSQAEAAAGLVRRSGAALVGVSPVVDELPDDVRVRLGPVTALVTRAELGDPAGRARGEVSGWCAGWPGATRR; the protein is encoded by the coding sequence GTGGCGGAGGGGGTCAGCGGGTCGTGCGCCACCCGGCCGGGCCCGACCCTCCCCTACCGTCGGGCGGGCCCGCTGCCCGGGCCGGCGCTCACGACGGCCACCGCCCCCGACCACCGCGGCCGGCGCTCCGGGCTGCACCTGCCGGCGGTCCTCGGGCCGGGCGACCGGGTGCTGCTGGTCGACGACTGGGCCGAGCGCGGCAGCCAGGCCGAGGCGGCGGCCGGGCTGGTGCGCCGGTCGGGCGCCGCGCTGGTCGGCGTCTCGCCGGTGGTCGACGAGCTGCCCGACGACGTCCGGGTGCGGCTGGGCCCGGTGACGGCGCTGGTCACGCGGGCCGAGCTGGGCGACCCGGCCGGCCGAGCCCGCGGCGAGGTCAGCGGGTGGTGCGCGGGGTGGCCGGGTGCGACCCGGCGGTGA